CTTATAATGGTATAGCGGTTTACTACATTGCACCGTACCATACGTACGTTAGATACACTACGTACTATTATCTTATCTGGCAGTTCATACTGCATGTCTGTATTACAGTATTCCGCATTGCACCATACAACTTACACGCTAGCATTGTTCCATAATATACGAGACTGGCAGTTTATCTGCACATTGATGGTCCCAATTCCCTAAGGGTCGAGGACAATACTGATGATCATCGTTGTCGGGCAACCCAGGATGAGATCCTATGGAGTATAAGGTTGGATGGGCTTTTCGAGGTCCTAATCAGAGTGcagggataggtgggttgattaaatcgccacaggaagtgtagggttagacggagatggtgtgttggttggatggatggattattttataactcatttgcACTCATATGCATCTAATTGTATCTGAGTGACTGAATGTAACTGTACTGATCGATAGAGATGTCTGaataatatgtttaattgaacgTGATACTGTATTTGGATGTGATTAACTGATCGGCTGAAAGGCACTCGTGCCTAAGAGAACCTCATAGACTTGACTGCGACTGTCTAACTAACTAGTtaatgtgatgggctaaggccctactgaTACTGATTCTGGAAAGAGCTTAGGCCCAACCTGTAACTATTGGAAATTTATGCTACTGTGACTGATTGGGCCATATGATTGTAAAGTTACATATGGGGTAAGTTGATTACAGGCATACATACTTTACCATCATCTGACGGTAAGGTTTGCTTTGCATATATCGACTGGTTCCGTGCAGTTCGGTAGGTTGGTTCTGCTTCGCCACTAAGCCTAAACTGTTCTAAAGCCTTTATGTCTCTGTTCAGTTTTTGTTTCCGTAGCTTTACTGGTTTTGATCTCATACTAAGCTCAagtagctcaccccctcttcTGTTTCCCCTTTTCAAGTACAGTTCTGGATTCTGGATGCTGGACTCAGTACGCGGAGGTCTCGAACAGGCTTAGAGGAATTGAACCATAAATTTCACTTTAGTTTTTATTTGTTATTCGGTTTAATTTGAACTGCAAGGATTTGTAATGCTGTGGTACCGTTTCCAATTTGTGCCTTGTATATTTTTTAGTGGGTTTTACTTCGagtattattttaaatttgaactgGATAGTTATTAAAAGATTTTAAATGCTTTTGGTTTACTGGGATAAATTGATTTGTAAAATTTCCTCATGATCACTTCAGTGATTTATGTAGTAGTTCAAATTCGGTCTAGACTTTTAGGCcgaatttagggtgttacaaaattgaCTAAGCCTATAGCTTTAATACCACTAAATTGAACACCTTGATACTCAACCCGATCGTTGTTCTGAGTTACAAAATGTCACATTCATTGTCGATGCAATTACGATCACTTATATTCAATTTAGatcattatataattaattatgaGCAATACATGCATAAAATATAATATGCAACCATTTTCGGGTCTTatacgagcttatgaaagctctatTGTTAACCCAAGGTTAAATTAGAACAAAATTGTAATGTTGTCAAAGTTTGAAGTTGACGTCGTGACTTCGGAGGTCTCTTGTCGCAATGCCATATACTGACTTGGCCTCGTCGCAATGACCATTACTTGACATCGTGACGTAACACTGACTAGGCCTCGTCGCAACAACAAATGCCCGACGTCACGACATGACCGTCTATTTCTAAATGGTAAAGTTTTGGCACCTATTTGCAATCACCTAAAACATCTCAATCACATTTGCAATTATAATTTCaaccaaatatacatatgcaatGAGTTCCATTATAGCCAAAGTACCttttatacatatttattttatatttatttcaacAAATTCATTCAACTACACAATTCATTTCATCATGCTCATCATTGAACAAAttgacatatatatgtatatagataTATTAGCATATAGATTATTAGCATACATATAGTTATGTCTAACCAAATGTTGTGACATTCTCAATTTCATATATTTAAATACATAGCCAATTCAAAAATACTAATTCTAACTTTAAAAGTTTACACGATCACATATGATATTAAAAACCGACTCAACCTAAGTACGTGTCATATAACGAACAAAAAGAGATTATACAAACTTTTTTGAGTTAGGAATCACTTTCTGGATGCTAAAACCACTTCTTAAGGCCTCGAGACGTACCTAAACCTGCGTACGGGAAAACAAACCGTACGTTGAGTGATAATAGTCAGTGGTACGATTCAAGCCAATGCAAAACAAGTTTAAAACTATTGCGTACAATTAAACCTAGTGCAATTTTGAAATCAAATCTCACATAATTGCATACAAAATACTTTCATTACCATAGCAACATGCATATGATCATTTTTACATGCCACTACACTAATATGTTCTCAAACATATCATTTCCCATTCATTTCACAATAACTTAACCAATTTATAATATCATGTATAGGTGCATATACTTATTCATTTCCATTGCTAGAAATAAACACCTAAGTTCCATTTCATATCAAGATCTCAACCATTTCTAAGCCTATTGACTTGCTCAATTGGCCCTTAGGGCTCGTTTTCAATTATATTCATACGATCTTTCACATGTTGTCGTATACCacaattcaatcacatatcatttatccAATTTGTGTATTTATAACCCTATTAACTAGACACATACTCAAAATGGATACGTGAATCCATCACCCAAAGTTGTCTAGCAACGATGACGTTGAACATGTATATACTACCACCCTAGATTGCCCAGCAACAATGGCTTTCACAATCTAATTATTATATCACCCCGGGTTGCTAGAAAACGATAACTTTACATGAAGAATATACCACCTCAGTTTGCTTGGCAATGATGGTTTTCAATCAATATCCTgacctatggcatgccaattatatccagcTCAGTTTGAACAACTAATAAGGTAACCAAGTTCTGATTCATTACATATAGtttaatttacattttaataTTCTCGATTCATAAAAATTTCACAATTCCATAACTTTTATAATATGCTTCAACCCAATTTCATACCAATTATCACATATCAAGTAAGTCATGCAACTTGTTAttctatttaatttagtccatgtCTCGAAATTCAATCTCAATCATAGCAATTCAATTCAAGTAGCCATTTCCAACTCACCTAACTACCATATAGTGtacaaatattattaatattcaaTAAATAAATTGGTCCTGaatcatagaaatacaaaccaaatTTTCGAGTTACTCGTCGActacttttttttcctttccctctcgaCAGTTTACACCGACGTTAGCTAAATATAAGTACAAAACATATAACACCATCAATTTCCattcaaatcaaaatcaaatACAACATTAAACATATtttacaattcattcaatttagtccttaaattcgAGACAAGCACAACTTTCGATATGGAGCATCGGATTGAAATTGATTTCACATGTACTCATTAGGGACCTCCTACTttatatttctattaaaatttcttGAGAATTCTGCATttaattcaatttggtccctaatgtatgAAACTAtcaattaagctttacaatttagtcattttataatctaagcttaatttctatcaaATTCACATCAAACGTAAGAATACTTGGAGCAGATCTAATcataagaaacaaagaaacaagaTTAGTACATTaccagtccccggcaacggcgctaaAATTTGATGCGTCATTGAGAGCACAAAAAATATTCTATccctataaaataataaaaataatagtataagggaagtagggtcaaatcctcagggaccgaATTTGCACAAATTTCTGTTCCTCAAAATCCTGGACagagtcgtgcccaagaaaacctgcatacttgaaaaaataaaaataaaaacagaatttaaagtttaattgatttgaaattatgaaaattaaaattaaaattgtaacgAAAGACAGAGTTAAGTAAGAGAGAGTTTTTATTATGGAAAGATTTCAGCTTCCGGTTGCCTTTATCccccttgggttcaatcctcggcTTTTAGGTAATCCTTCTGAAACAGAATAAGCcaattatagtggaagaggatacCTACAACCACCAGTTCCAAGATTTTAGACTTACGATTTAGAaaaacctgactctagccaataatcacTTTTGTGAGACCATCTTATGGTAGATTatcacttctcaatggcgaatgccACGCCATTTTATCTATTGGGCTCGCCAACCTCTAACGCAGTAAGCTAACAAActgactgtgcaaccttcccaaaatatAAAAGTGGTCGCCTTTGCACAAGATGAAAAGATCACTTTTGAAGGGACATGGATGGAAGCGTCAGTCTTGTAGTGCGAAGAAGCAATGAATactcgttgagaaggctaagcgcggattctaagcctcatgaaccctttttggggaatttcgaCAACCTCTGGCTAGATAAGTTTAGTGTCTCATGATTTTTATGGAAAAAGAAATAATGTATTAAAAAAGGAATTTTTATTGAAGTATATGAAAGGAAATAAGGCTAAGCTTTTTGGAAGAATGAGTGTTCACAaaaaaaagatgagtcaaatttgtgtcactccatccccctatttatagtactagaaaacctagtctattcctacttaaattctaaaagataaatataaataaataaagataattaaagataaataaggataaataaatataaaagctaaatttaaatctaaataataatatttaataattatcctaatataattggaaTTTAAATAGAATCTTGTGTTATAAAATATCttctttgcacttttgccccaaatcttcCACAATTTGTATTATCGGCACCAACTCTTGCCTGTTggcccattttatctttaaatttacGCTTTTAGCCCCTAAATTTCCTTttaccttcaatttagtccctataagatAAAAAgtcataaatagctcaaattagtaagattatactcaaaataaacatataattaatacatgaaaatatgtcattctagagtattatcaagcatctttcaaaaactttaaaagttttacaaattgatacgtgagctagctaaatcaagctcccgtgacttcaaatctataaaaattatagaaaaatggtTAGGGAGTTACTTgaatttttggccaaaagttaagaaatgttaaaagtttttttttcctTAGCTATGGAGGATGAAAAAGACGATAAGGAAGAAAATAAAATGTTTTCATCCTTTCTTCCACTTTCTTTAGTTTATATAGGGTAATTAGATTAGTTTAATCCTAATTAACAAGTTTAATCatattttgtttaattaatttatcattaaTTTAAACTAATTTCTCATCATCATTATCATCCACTAAACATGTTGACTTTTGGTTTATTTACCAATTCTACCCTTTAGATAATTCCTGTCTAAGCCCCCAAGCCTtttcctaattaaaaatctatagcaattaaagttttacaattaagtccatgGGCCCTAATTGATCACAATTTTGACTAAATTGTCCAATCAAATTTTAATTCATCAATATATTAACTTGATAAATATCTCTATTCAATATTTACAGACTCGATTTACAAAAATAAGATCCCAAAATCGTATTTTTCAACTCCACTAGAAATCTGCTCATTACAATTATACTAAGAAAAATGGTCTTCTGAATCCCTTAATCTGTTATATAGGAACTTCGAAAACTTGAAAGAATAGGTGATGTAGATTTCTAAAACTTCGAGTGGCAATGATTCATTTGGGTACTTCCAAATAGATTCGTATGATCTCCCTCATTTTACCTTTTACATCAACTCTGCCTTGAAGACTTTAAGTTTATTTCACGAAGATGTTATTTCCTTGAAAATGTTAGGATGCCGCTGGGAGGTTAGCAATGTGCCTGTAAAGACCTTTTAATTATTGTGCTCGTTATCCCCTCAAAGCGCTAATTGAGCTTTCTCCTTCTAATGCTCTAAATTTTCTTGCCTCAGGACATCCCGTGTGACTCTCAACTCCATCATAAATTGTTAATTCTAAGCATTCCTTTAGTCAAGGTTAACTACTGTTCCTTGAAATGACATTCTTGTTGGAAGAATTATTCTTCCAAGCGTCGCAGTTTCATTTGGATCTTTGAGTTGTAAGCCCAAAGGTTTGATGTCTGCTAATGGGAACTCAGCTTCTTGTAAACAATAGGCCAAGTGATCAAAAGTCCCAAGAAGGGTCACACTAGGCTGTGACTGAAGTGCTGCAATTGCTAAGGGAGCCAAAGTGGCTGGAGGAGCAGTTCTTGTTAGTGCAACAGAAGTGGTAGAGTTAGAGGCTAAAGGATCTTTCAGAGCCTTTACCAATTGTTCCAAGGTGGGGAGAAGGACGCTTGCATACTGCAGCTAAGCTTCAATAAGAATGGAGGCGAAAGGAAGGGTTTTTGTAAATCTCAAACTAGTAGAAATACTTAAGATAGGTGATATGGAGATGTTAAGTGGGATGTAAAAGTTGACTTGGTCAGTTGGGTTGTTGGTTTAGTTGGTTTGATCAAAGAAGTGCCACATTGGGATTGAGAAGGCCTGTCATCCACGCTTATTGCACCAATTATTGATACAGTGCTCAACAAGAAAAGAGTATAGCAAAAAGGAGAATGGTTGTTGAGGAAACCAGTTCACCTAGTTGAGGTATAGAATCGGAGGTTACAAAGGATGACGATGAGGAGAATTTGGAGTTTGGAGGctaaaaaatgctaaaaaaagTGTAGGCTTAGTCTTCTTGAAAGCCCCCTTCATAGTTCTTAAATGTATTTATAAGGAAGAGTCCCATGTAGGATGGTGTTAACGTGTCGGACTTGCCATTTAGCTAACATTACGGGGATCTTCGGAAAGATGTCTTCGATAGAACGAGGATATCTGTAACAAGACAAATGCTATCATTTATTCTGACTCTGATGGAATAAAGCAGTTGAGCCCGCGTGATGTTTGGTGATCAAACGACTTCATGTTCCCAATGAAGATTAAACCATCCGTTGTTCCAATAGTCCTCTCGGGAGGATGAGCTCACAAGTGGCTACCCGACTTTTCTGGTGGTAGGCTTACTATCTTGGCGCCTTCAACGAAACTaaaacaaatttgaaaatttatttcaattcaattaattaatcGATTCCATTTCTAATCTATTATTAATGCTTCTATAACTTTAATCAATAATGTAttgaatttaaaagaaattttttatTCCATTCTATCATTGCCATTTATGATTTTCAAAATTAGATATATCATATTAAACCACCAATTTTCATATTGACTGTAAATCCAACCAATTAAAGGCTTAAAAAATTAATGGGAAAGtagaaaaaattaagaaaaagagggaaaaaagggaaatatatttataaacacattttaataataataatgtcttAAACAACAATTATACAATACAAAATCAATaagtaattataaaatattaatgttGTTGAAATATGATTTTTACCCATTTTCTAGTATAAAAATTAgcaataaatttattcaattggTAATATATAATTACTTtctcatttattttaaataaaactttATCCTTTTCTTGAgttcttattatttttttatatctaaTTATTGTATATTAATAGATAAACTGATTCTAACCAAACTagctttttgttttcattttcagtTTTTGCTTTagttttttttattcatttgaaTTGTTTTAGTTAAGCTGGGTTtagtaatttttaaaggatttaaGCAAATATGATGCCCCTATCAATAATCCTTGGCGGAAAGAGCCAATTTTGATGAAAAGAGAACCCCAATTTCAGAAGAACACATGCTGACTGCAGCCATCCAACTAATTCAATGGACTGGAATTATTTTcgtgaaaataatatttaatattcctACAAAATGAAAACAGCTTTGAATGGCCAACTAAATACTTTAAACAGGTTAGTTTTATTTTAGTATCGTTTACAAATTCTTTCTAATCTAAACAATTATACAAAAGCTACAACACAAGTCCACCCTTCCGAAAGCTACCTACTTACCCTTTGACTTTGACGTtcccttttttcttcttttggaaGACGTGTTGTTTATGCTGCTTTTGTTACATTTCGGGCAAAACCAGTCCTCCTCCGGAACATTGTCAAGCGGGGGATCGCAACAATCAATGTGAATGCCGATTCCACAACCTACGGAACCACTTTCATTGCCGCAGATCAGCATGACATCTTCTCTGTCGCCAGAGCCGCAAACTTGGCATGTTATATCATTACTCTCCGAGTTACCTGGTGATTCATGAGTCAAGTCATCGACGATTTCCTCAGCTCGAGTTGTCAAGTTAGTGAATGATTTTTCTGCCCATTCATGAGTGTCGTATAGGACATGTTTCTCCAGGGAGTAACCGGGTTTACAGACGTATTCCACTAGGTAGTCAGCAACAACACAGGGTACCTCGTGTTTCAAAAACTCTTGAACCCAGATATCAACACGTGGCATGCCAGGGCTAACAACTGCAAAATCAACACCAGATTTGAGGAATCTGGTGTAAGGGGGACAAGTTGCTAAAATGTTACCATCCCCGGCTTTCACAACACGCTTCAGAGTATCCTGGTAAAAGGCAGTGAGTCAAGACATTATAACAAACAAACCTTAACCATCTGTTTTAGTTTAATCGAAACAAGATAGTTACAGATACTGAAAAAAACTGTAACCAGGTTAATAATGCTGAAGAGCATACCAAAGGAGGAGCAATGCATTCTCCATACACAATAATGCGCATTCCATAAAATGCTCCATGGCCTGTTCTCTCCTTTAACTGACGCCACTTCCTTGGAGCCTCTAAGTTTATTGCACCATCTTCACTAAGGCCATTTTTGTGCCATTCATAAGGCTCCTCTGCCAAGAACTTTCCTGCCTCATTACAAGCACTTAAAAATTCGGGTTTAAGAATCCACCTGCATTCAGAGGAAAGTCTAATTCAAATAACATTTCAAATTGAAAATGAATAGTTATGCATAGATGTGAAAAGTGTGAGCACAAAGGTTAGTTAATTTTAACAGCATATGTTCTCATACAATCTTCTTAATTGGAGAATGGAACATCGAGGAACTTTCAGTATAATTTCTGTAAGAGCTAAAGGGAACTATGATAAGTCTTAGACAGTTAGAAATATGTTACCTTCCAGAAGCAGCAGCAGCAAAGAATTTTTCAGTCCTACGAATTGGATCAGGTGCAATGAAATGTGTTGCCTGGTATGACCACTGATGAGAATCTCTACAAAACTTTCCTTTCAAACGCTTAATGACTTGCTGAAATTCTTTTCTCTGCTGTCTGTAGCCACTCAATATAAAACATGTAGGCTCAATTTTCACTCTATTGAAAACCTTTTCGACTGGTTGCATGTTAGAATCAACATTCTGAGATTTTTCCTTAGTCTTCAATGTTCTGTTATTGGATTTACCAACTGATTTCCTAGCAATCTCCTTGAGACCAACTGTGTCACCCTTGCCAGCAGCCCCGGAGATTTCCACTCTTGAAGACGCATTAGCACTGCTTGGTTTGTCATCAGGATGTGGCATGAAATTCTCCTTTTCATTATCTTTGTCACCAACATTCTTCTCGACACTGGTATTTTCCCCAGCCAAATCATTTTTGGAATTAGAAGGAACAGCCTTCATCCTGGCCTTACCAGAAAGTTGtttcttccttttgtttgttttctttttcaagcCACCACTCTTTAACGCTGGTTCACCAAATTCAGAATTTTTGCTCCCAACTGCCCTCCCAGGATCAGTTCCATTTGTTCCATTCTCAGAGGCAACTGGACTCGCATGTACAGCCACTTTGGGATCATGTCTGACATGTTCTGCCTCTACTAACATATCTGCTTTATGCATCACTTCAACCAACTCAGACTTCTCTACTCCAGTCACCTTCTTAGAACCATTGTCATCTTCCTCATCTGGAGCTTGAGTTTCATCATCCATGAATTGAGTCTTACTAGTACCAATATTCtgacattttgtaactttttcaacATCCTTTGCTGCATCCAGGTTAATAGTTGGAGGGCATGTCTCAAGCTCACTGGCACTCTTATGACCTGCTCTTTCATTATCACCATCCATGGAAATTGTAGAATGATTATCAGAAGCAATTTTGCTTGAGTAAATAGAACCTTTTCTGTTAGCAATGTTACTTAGCTTTGGTCGAGAACCTAAGGTCTTTTTTGCAAGCTTCTTCTTGGTAATTGGTTTTGTCACAGACTTATCATTTCCTCCTTCAACCACATCCAAGTTAGAAGGGCTGTCGACATTGTCCTTCCCCAGCTTTCCATCAAGTGAAGGAACCTGAACATCTCGCTGCTTATTGCTAACTGATTTTGTCACTGATTCATCATTTCCA
This window of the Gossypium arboreum isolate Shixiya-1 chromosome 12, ASM2569848v2, whole genome shotgun sequence genome carries:
- the LOC108476505 gene encoding BRCT domain-containing protein At4g02110 — encoded protein: MLESDTPSKTFLGVRFCLYGFDPVNEHNVRVKLINGGGVGVGQYSQNCTHVIVDKIVYDDPVCVAVRNDGKTVVTGLWVDHSFDIGMPVDATSIMYRPLRDLNGIPGAKSLIICLTGYQRQDRDDIMTMVGLMGAQFSKPLVASKVTHLICYKFEGEKYELAKKIKKIKLINHRWLEDCLRDWELLSEANYSKSGYELEVMEAEAKDSDEEAEETTLKHSGQRSLNRSPHSLKAGMLSSGELLSTVEVATSTIPGHSPNTKEVLVTPGKSHLGTSFNDVNDPELNSFQNSGLRNGSSTKLAQPGNRGSNSTNMDSNLASTSKSPSLSNEMFTAISYSRKTPRNATPPNLSGEVSGNISGSPQAMKIKDVSGISSSKIQQPEERICASFVRSPRKGSDLCHGEDSAGILPQKRALELSGSSSKSQKMSYNAKGSIKGSALDTVQLEPTSSVGDQLQINDYPVNETGYPNVLHSSCAGNVTTKLSTDLFSSKSVTPDDRQNGRDEKSPNMSSRGYRGSTLAGKLDMQNENAYEKSPQMSFKGLRESTSVSRSNIGDYSLELLQVVGEPGDLQNKQQDVQVPSLDRKLGKDNSHSPSKLEVLEGGNDESVTKSVSNKQRDVQVPSLDGKLGKDNVDSPSNLDVVEGGNDKSVTKPITKKKLAKKTLGSRPKLSNIANRKGSIYSSKIASDNHSTISMDGDNERAGHKSASELETCPPTINLDAAKDVEKVTKCQNIGTSKTQFMDDETQAPDEEDDNGSKKVTGVEKSELVEVMHKADMLVEAEHVRHDPKVAVHASPVASENGTNGTDPGRAVGSKNSEFGEPALKSGGLKKKTNKRKKQLSGKARMKAVPSNSKNDLAGENTSVEKNVGDKDNEKENFMPHPDDKPSSANASSRVEISGAAGKGDTVGLKEIARKSVGKSNNRTLKTKEKSQNVDSNMQPVEKVFNRVKIEPTCFILSGYRQQRKEFQQVIKRLKGKFCRDSHQWSYQATHFIAPDPIRRTEKFFAAAASGRWILKPEFLSACNEAGKFLAEEPYEWHKNGLSEDGAINLEAPRKWRQLKERTGHGAFYGMRIIVYGECIAPPLDTLKRVVKAGDGNILATCPPYTRFLKSGVDFAVVSPGMPRVDIWVQEFLKHEVPCVVADYLVEYVCKPGYSLEKHVLYDTHEWAEKSFTNLTTRAEEIVDDLTHESPGNSESNDITCQVCGSGDREDVMLICGNESGSVGCGIGIHIDCCDPPLDNVPEEDWFCPKCNKSSINNTSSKRRKKGTSKSKGK